Proteins encoded by one window of Aptenodytes patagonicus chromosome 9, bAptPat1.pri.cur, whole genome shotgun sequence:
- the BRWD3 gene encoding bromodomain and WD repeat-containing protein 3 isoform X3: MVSSNLCPSRSAAGPFSFHYFHTARKGTTRYLTSTGADGTICFWQWHANTMKFKDRPVKFAERSRPGVQISCSSFSSGGMFIATGSTDHVIRIYYLGSESPEKMAELESHTDKVVAVQFCNNGDSLRFVSGSRDGTARIWHYQQQDWKSVVLDMATKMTGNSVASGEDKVTKLKVTMVAWDRYDATVITAVNNFLLKVWNSSTGQLLHSLSGHDDEVFVLEAHPFDQRIVLSAGHDGNIFVWDIDKGTKIRNYFNMIEGQGHGAVFDCKFSPDGQHFACTDSHGHLLLFGFGCNKYYEKIPDQMFFHTDYRPLIRDANNYVLDEQTQQAPHLMPPPFLVDVDGNPHPTRFQRLVPGRENCKDEQLIPQLGYVANGDGEVVEQVIGQQTNDQDESILDGMIRELQREQDLRLINEGETLPNPPLNRSHSVNGALRSPGLDVTSPPNVGLRRSGQIEGVRQMHHNAPRSQMATERDLMAWSRRVVVNELPPGISKVQEECRAAKGEIEINLYTVEKKRKPSHTLQRNDYQPGSGRSLRRNQRKRQHAYQTRSTIEHNQQGASQNARAREESDSSSEEDETVGTSDASMDDPVAAWQSESSSSDSSSEYSDWTADAGINLQPPKRQTRQAARKICSSSEDENMKGTKGLEPKRRKLKQPRKKKPSGLLSMEGEPSEEWLAPQWILDTIPRRSPFVPQMGDEIIYFRQGHEAYVRAVRKAKIYSINMQKQPWNKMELREQEFVKTVGIKYEVGPPTLCCLKLAFLDPITGKMTGESFSIKYHDMPDVIDFLVLHQFYNEAKERNWQIGDRFRSIIDDAWWFGTVESQQPFQAEYPDSSFQCYCVHWDNNERERMSPWDMEPIPEGTAYPEEVGAGVPVTPDELTALLYKPQEGEWGAHSRDEECERVIRGIEQLLSLDISNPFAVPVDLSAYPMYCTVVAYPTDLTTIRRRLENRFYRRISALMWEVRYIEHNARTFNEPDSPIVKAAKIVTDVLLRFIGDQSCTDILEIYNKVKAEDLSSTDEEEEVAEVDVDSDAPGTSSGKRRVRRRIKRQPMKASPDAWKEQCKQLLNLIYEREDSEPFRQPVDLFSYPDYRDIVDTPMDFSTVKETLEAGNYTSPLEFYKDIRLIFCNSKAYTPNKKSRIYSMTLRLSALFENHMKNIISEYKSAMQCQKRKRPRYRKRLRSSSSSPSTSRASSPKGKQKQMKIQPKPNQNTSLPLTRTSSSVSSHVSDTAEEPLGSATGEEMEGQPSSSGSNAQNRSGNTIDPGKSRPIRSKSTPVKQDHSPDGPLTNGDGREPRSGVKRKLLSASEEDEHLEEAEEEEKKKRELKEKSSLSSSESGESGSSSSSESRSGSDSDSESTSRTDQDYIDGDHDYSKVVQSKKPKRKIKRKITGGKRNWQGRGTGRRGRWGRWGRWSRGGRGGRGGRGCGRGRGGGRGGRRGRGGRGASRGATRAKRARITDDEFENLFGGQFGENVFGGRFSRPPRIKTRNEGRRTVLYNDDSDNDNFVHTEDPLNLGTSRSGRVRKMTEKARVSHLMGWNY; this comes from the exons CAAGGAAAGGAACAACACGATACCTCACTTCTACTGGTGCTGACGGAACAATCTGTTTCTGGCAGTGGCATGCTAACACCATGAAATTTAA GGATCGCCCTGTAAAATTTGCAGAGAGGTCCAGGCCTGGTGTTCAGATATCTTGTTCGTCTTTCAGTTCCG GTGGCATGTTCATTGCAACAGGTAGTACTGACCACGTGATAAGAATTTATTATTTGGGCTCAGAATCTCCGGAGAAAATGGCTGAGTTAGAATCTCATACG GACAAAGTGGTTGCAGTCCAGTTCTGTAACAATGGTGACAG CTTAAGATTTGTCAGTGGAAGCAGAGATGGAACAGCAAGAATATGGCACTATCAGCAGCAAGATTGGAAGAGTGTAGTCCTGGATATGGCTACTAAAATGACAGG AAACAGTGTAGCATCTGGGGAGGACAAGGTGACTAAACTGAAGGTTACTATGGTGGCTTGGGATAGATACGATGCCACTGTCATCACTGCAGTCAACAATTTCCTTCTCAAAGTGTGGAACTCGTCCACAGGGCAGCTTCTTCATAGCTTATCT GGTCACGATGACGAAGTTTTTGTTCTGGAGGCCCATCCGTTTGACCAAAGGATTGTACTTTCGGCGGGTCatgatggaaatatttttgtttgggaTATAGACAAAGGAACAAAAATTCGCAATTACTTTAACATG ATTGAGGGCCAAGGCCATGGAGCTGTTTTTGATTGCAAGTTCTCACCAGATGGACAGCATTTTGCCTGCACAGACTCTCATGGACATCTGCTACTATTTGGTTTTGGATGCAATAAATATTATGAAAAG ATTCCAGATCAGATGTTCTTCCATACCGATTACCGACCACTGATCCGTGATGCAAATAACTATGTGTTGGATGAACAGACTCAACAGGCTCCACATCTTATGCCTCCTCCATTCTTGGTGGATGTTGATGGAAATCCTCATCCCACGAGATTCCAGCGGCTGGTACCAGGGAGGGAAAACTGCAAGGATGAACAACTTATTCCTCAGCTGGGATATGTAGCTAATG GTGATGGTGAAGTAGTTGAACAAGTCATCGGGCAGCAAACAAATGACCAGGATGAGAGTATCCTTGATGGAATGATCAGAGAGCTACAGAGGGAACAAGATCTGAGACTAATTAATGAAGGAGAAACTCTTCCAAACCCTCCACTCAATAGATCCCACTCTGTTAATGGAG CTCTTCGAAGTCCAGGTTTGGATGTTACATCTCCACCAAACGTTGGTCTCCGGAGAAGTGGTCAGATTGAAGGGGTCCGGCAAATGCACCACAATGCTCCCCGAAGTCAAATGGCAACGGAGAGAGATCTCATGGCGTGGAGCAGGAGAGTAGTGGTGAATGAGCTTCCTCCAGGCATCAGCAA GGTCCAGGAAGAATGTCGAGCTGCCAAAGgtgaaattgaaattaatttatacactgttgaaaagaagagaaagccaTCCCACACCTTACAACGG AACGATTACCAACCAGGAAGTGGAAGGTCTTTGAGAAGAAACCAACGCAAACGCCAGCATGCCTACCAAACACGCTCCACGATAGAACACAACCAGCAAGGAGCAAGTCAAAATGCACGTGCCCGGGAAGAATCAGACAGCTCCTCAGAG gaAGATGAGACTGTTGGCACAAGTGATGCATCTATGGATGATCCTGTGGCAGCATGGCAAAGTGAAAGCAGTTCCAG TGATTCATCAAGTGAATATTCTGACTGGACAGCAGATGCTGGAATTAATCTCCAGCCTCCAAAGAGACAAACCAGGCAGGCAGCTCGGAAAATCTGTAGTAGTTCTGAAGATGAAAATATGAAGGGAACAAAAGGACTGGAGCCAAAACGAAGGAAACTTAAACAGCCTAGAAAAAAg AAACCAAGTGGACTGCTTTCGATGGAAGGTGAACCCAGTGAAGAATGGCTTGCCCCGCAGTGGATCTTGGATACTATACCCCGCCGCTCGCCTTTTGTCCCACAAATGGGAGATGAG atcATATACTTTAGGCAAGGCCATGAAGCTTATGTGCGGGCAGTAAGGAAAGCAAAAATTTACAGTATTAACATGCAAAAACAACCATGGAACAAAATGGAACTCAGG GAACAAGAATTTGTGAAGACTGTAGGAATTAAATATGAAGTTGGGCCTCCTACGCTCTGCTGCTTGAAGCTTGCATTCCTAGATCCAATCACAGGCAAAATGACAGGAGAATCATTTTCCATAAA GTACCATGATATGCCAGATGTTATTGACTTCCTTGTGCTGCATCAGTTTTATAATGAAGCCAAAGAAAGGAACTGGCAAATAG GGGATAGATTTCGCAGTATAATAGATGACGCTTGGTGGTTTGGAACTGTGGAGAGTCAGCAGCCTTTCCAGGCAGAATATCCTGATAGTTCCTTCCAGTGCTACTGTGTTCA ctgggACAATAATGAAAGAGAGAGGATGAGTCCATGGGACATGGAACCAATTCCAGAAGGAA CTGCTTATCCGGAGGAGGTTGGTGCTGGAGTTCCTGTGACTCCAGATGAGCTGACAGCTCTTCTCTACAAACCCCAGGAAGGAGAATGGGGGGCCCATTCCAGAGATGAAGAATGTGAACGAGTAATCCGGGGGATTGAGCAACTTCTTTCCCTTG ACATTTCTAATCCCTTTGCTGTTCCGGTGGACCTTAGTGCCTATCCCATGTATTGCACTGTTGTTGCTTATCCAACTGACCTCACCACGATCAGGAGGAGACTTGAAAACAGGTTTTATAG gAGAATCTCTGCACTGATGTGGGAGGTACGATACATTGAACATAATGCCAGGACTTTCAACGAGCCAGACAGTCCTATAGTCAAAGCAGCCAAAATTGTAACAGATGTCTTACTTCGCTTCATTGG GGATCAGAGCTGTACTGATATATTAGAAATATATAACAAGGTGAAAGCAGAAGACCTGAGCAGTACTGATGAAGAAGAGGAG GTGGCAGAAGTAGATGTAGATTCAGACGCTCCGGGAACTTCCTCTGGAAAAAGACGG GTAAGACGACGAATAAAAAGACAGCCCATGAAAGCGAGTCCTGATGCTTGGAAAGAGCAATGCAAGCAGTTGTTAAACCTGATTTATGAAAGAGAGGACTCAGAGCCTTTTAGACAGCCAGTTGATCTCTTCTCCTATCCT GATTATCGGGATATTGTAGACACTCCTATGGACTTCAGCACTGTGAAAGAAACCTTGGAAGCAGGAAACTACACTAGTCCCTTGGAATTCTACAAAGATATTCGTTTAATATTCTGCAATTCTAAAGCTTACACTCCTAATAAAAAGTCTCGA ATTTACAGCATGACGCTTCGACTATCTGCCTTATTTGAAAATCATATGAAAAATATCATCTCTGAGTACAAGTCAGCAATGCAATGTCAGAAGAGGAAAAGGCCACGGTACCGAAAACGGCTAAGAAGCAGTAGCAGTTCACCGTCAACTAGCAGAGCATCCAG CCCAAAagggaaacagaagcaaatgAAGATTCAGCCTAAACCCAACCAGAATACCTCACTGCCTTTGACTAGGACTAGTTCTTCGGTTTCATCTCATG TTTCAGATACAGCAGAAGAACCTCTGGGTTCAGCCACTGGTGAAGAGATGGAAGGCCAGCCATCTTCCTCAGGCTCAAATGCACAGAACCGCAGTGGAAATACCATTGATCCAGGGAAAAGCAGACCAATCAGGAGTAAATCTACACCAGTGAAACAAG ATCACTCTCCTGATGGACCGCTTACAAATGGTGATGGCAGAGAACCTCGTTCAGGAGTCAAGAGGAAGTTGTTAAGTGCATCAGAAGAAGATGAGCATctggaggaggcggaggaagaggaaaagaagaagagagaattaaaggaaaaatccAGTTTATCTTCATCAGAAAGTGGGGAATCGGGATCCAGTTCAAGTTCTGAAAGCAGAAGTGGCTCTGATTCAGACTCTGAATCGACATCTAGAACGGATCAGGATTACATTGACGGAGACCATGACTACAGCAAAGTTGTGcaatccaaaaaacccaaaagaaaaatcaaaagaaaaatcaccGGTGGGAAACGGAAttggcagggcagagggacagggaggagaggTAGATGGGGGAGGTGGGGCAGATGGAGTAGAGGGGGAAGAGGTGGTAGAGGCGGAAGAGGCTGTGGCAGAGGAAGAGGTGGCggcaggggaggaagaagaggccgAGGAGGCCGAGGAGCCTCGCGAGGAGCCACCAGAGCGAAACGTGCCCGAATTACCGACGATGAATTTGAAAATCTGTTTGGAGGACAATTTGGTGAAAACGTGTTTGGAGGGCGATTCAGTAGACCGCCTCGAATCAAAACAAGGAACGAGGGCAGGAGAACTGTCTTGTACAATGACGATTCCGATAATGATAATTTTGTGCACACCGAGGATCCTTTGAACCTTGGTACTTCCAGGTCAGGCAGGGTGcggaaaatgacagaaaaagccAGGGTCAGCCATCTCATGGGATGGAATTATTGA
- the BRWD3 gene encoding bromodomain and WD repeat-containing protein 3 isoform X2, with product MKMHKRILGHLSSVYCIAFDRSGRRIFTGSDDCLVKIWATDDGRLLSTLRGHSAEISDMAVNYENTLLAAGSCDKVVRVWCLRTCAPVAVLQGHSASITSIQFSPARKGTTRYLTSTGADGTICFWQWHANTMKFKDRPVKFAERSRPGVQISCSSFSSGGMFIATGSTDHVIRIYYLGSESPEKMAELESHTDKVVAVQFCNNGDSLRFVSGSRDGTARIWHYQQQDWKSVVLDMATKMTGNSVASGEDKVTKLKVTMVAWDRYDATVITAVNNFLLKVWNSSTGQLLHSLSGHDDEVFVLEAHPFDQRIVLSAGHDGNIFVWDIDKGTKIRNYFNMIEGQGHGAVFDCKFSPDGQHFACTDSHGHLLLFGFGCNKYYEKIPDQMFFHTDYRPLIRDANNYVLDEQTQQAPHLMPPPFLVDVDGNPHPTRFQRLVPGRENCKDEQLIPQLGYVANGDGEVVEQVIGQQTNDQDESILDGMIRELQREQDLRLINEGETLPNPPLNRSHSVNGALRSPGLDVTSPPNVGLRRSGQIEGVRQMHHNAPRSQMATERDLMAWSRRVVVNELPPGISKVQEECRAAKGEIEINLYTVEKKRKPSHTLQRNDYQPGSGRSLRRNQRKRQHAYQTRSTIEHNQQGASQNARAREESDSSSEEDETVGTSDASMDDPVAAWQSESSSSDSSSEYSDWTADAGINLQPPKRQTRQAARKICSSSEDENMKGTKGLEPKRRKLKQPRKKKPSGLLSMEGEPSEEWLAPQWILDTIPRRSPFVPQMGDEIIYFRQGHEAYVRAVRKAKIYSINMQKQPWNKMELREQEFVKTVGIKYEVGPPTLCCLKLAFLDPITGKMTGESFSIKYHDMPDVIDFLVLHQFYNEAKERNWQIGDRFRSIIDDAWWFGTVESQQPFQAEYPDSSFQCYCVHWDNNERERMSPWDMEPIPEGTAYPEEVGAGVPVTPDELTALLYKPQEGEWGAHSRDEECERVIRGIEQLLSLDISNPFAVPVDLSAYPMYCTVVAYPTDLTTIRRRLENRFYRRISALMWEVRYIEHNARTFNEPDSPIVKAAKIVTDVLLRFIGDQSCTDILEIYNKVKAEDLSSTDEEEEVAEVDVDSDAPGTSSGKRRVRRRIKRQPMKASPDAWKEQCKQLLNLIYEREDSEPFRQPVDLFSYPDYRDIVDTPMDFSTVKETLEAGNYTSPLEFYKDIRLIFCNSKAYTPNKKSRIYSMTLRLSALFENHMKNIISEYKSAMQCQKRKRPRYRKRLRSSSSSPSTSRASSPKGKQKQMKIQPKPNQNTSLPLTRTSSSVSSHVSDTAEEPLGSATGEEMEGQPSSSGSNAQNRSGNTIDPGKSRPIRSKSTPVKQDHSPDGPLTNGDGREPRSGVKRKLLSASEEDEHLEEAEEEEKKKRELKEKSSLSSSESGESGSSSSSESRSGSDSDSESTSRTDQDYIDGDHDYSKVVQSKKPKRKIKRKITGGKRNWQGRGTGRRGRWGRWGRWSRGGRGGRGGRGCGRGRGGGRGGRRGRGGRGASRGATRAKRARITDDEFENLFGGQFGENVFGGRFSRPPRIKTRNEGRRTVLYNDDSDNDNFVHTEDPLNLGTSRSGRVRKMTEKARVSHLMGWNY from the exons TTCTCTCCAGCAAGGAAAGGAACAACACGATACCTCACTTCTACTGGTGCTGACGGAACAATCTGTTTCTGGCAGTGGCATGCTAACACCATGAAATTTAA GGATCGCCCTGTAAAATTTGCAGAGAGGTCCAGGCCTGGTGTTCAGATATCTTGTTCGTCTTTCAGTTCCG GTGGCATGTTCATTGCAACAGGTAGTACTGACCACGTGATAAGAATTTATTATTTGGGCTCAGAATCTCCGGAGAAAATGGCTGAGTTAGAATCTCATACG GACAAAGTGGTTGCAGTCCAGTTCTGTAACAATGGTGACAG CTTAAGATTTGTCAGTGGAAGCAGAGATGGAACAGCAAGAATATGGCACTATCAGCAGCAAGATTGGAAGAGTGTAGTCCTGGATATGGCTACTAAAATGACAGG AAACAGTGTAGCATCTGGGGAGGACAAGGTGACTAAACTGAAGGTTACTATGGTGGCTTGGGATAGATACGATGCCACTGTCATCACTGCAGTCAACAATTTCCTTCTCAAAGTGTGGAACTCGTCCACAGGGCAGCTTCTTCATAGCTTATCT GGTCACGATGACGAAGTTTTTGTTCTGGAGGCCCATCCGTTTGACCAAAGGATTGTACTTTCGGCGGGTCatgatggaaatatttttgtttgggaTATAGACAAAGGAACAAAAATTCGCAATTACTTTAACATG ATTGAGGGCCAAGGCCATGGAGCTGTTTTTGATTGCAAGTTCTCACCAGATGGACAGCATTTTGCCTGCACAGACTCTCATGGACATCTGCTACTATTTGGTTTTGGATGCAATAAATATTATGAAAAG ATTCCAGATCAGATGTTCTTCCATACCGATTACCGACCACTGATCCGTGATGCAAATAACTATGTGTTGGATGAACAGACTCAACAGGCTCCACATCTTATGCCTCCTCCATTCTTGGTGGATGTTGATGGAAATCCTCATCCCACGAGATTCCAGCGGCTGGTACCAGGGAGGGAAAACTGCAAGGATGAACAACTTATTCCTCAGCTGGGATATGTAGCTAATG GTGATGGTGAAGTAGTTGAACAAGTCATCGGGCAGCAAACAAATGACCAGGATGAGAGTATCCTTGATGGAATGATCAGAGAGCTACAGAGGGAACAAGATCTGAGACTAATTAATGAAGGAGAAACTCTTCCAAACCCTCCACTCAATAGATCCCACTCTGTTAATGGAG CTCTTCGAAGTCCAGGTTTGGATGTTACATCTCCACCAAACGTTGGTCTCCGGAGAAGTGGTCAGATTGAAGGGGTCCGGCAAATGCACCACAATGCTCCCCGAAGTCAAATGGCAACGGAGAGAGATCTCATGGCGTGGAGCAGGAGAGTAGTGGTGAATGAGCTTCCTCCAGGCATCAGCAA GGTCCAGGAAGAATGTCGAGCTGCCAAAGgtgaaattgaaattaatttatacactgttgaaaagaagagaaagccaTCCCACACCTTACAACGG AACGATTACCAACCAGGAAGTGGAAGGTCTTTGAGAAGAAACCAACGCAAACGCCAGCATGCCTACCAAACACGCTCCACGATAGAACACAACCAGCAAGGAGCAAGTCAAAATGCACGTGCCCGGGAAGAATCAGACAGCTCCTCAGAG gaAGATGAGACTGTTGGCACAAGTGATGCATCTATGGATGATCCTGTGGCAGCATGGCAAAGTGAAAGCAGTTCCAG TGATTCATCAAGTGAATATTCTGACTGGACAGCAGATGCTGGAATTAATCTCCAGCCTCCAAAGAGACAAACCAGGCAGGCAGCTCGGAAAATCTGTAGTAGTTCTGAAGATGAAAATATGAAGGGAACAAAAGGACTGGAGCCAAAACGAAGGAAACTTAAACAGCCTAGAAAAAAg AAACCAAGTGGACTGCTTTCGATGGAAGGTGAACCCAGTGAAGAATGGCTTGCCCCGCAGTGGATCTTGGATACTATACCCCGCCGCTCGCCTTTTGTCCCACAAATGGGAGATGAG atcATATACTTTAGGCAAGGCCATGAAGCTTATGTGCGGGCAGTAAGGAAAGCAAAAATTTACAGTATTAACATGCAAAAACAACCATGGAACAAAATGGAACTCAGG GAACAAGAATTTGTGAAGACTGTAGGAATTAAATATGAAGTTGGGCCTCCTACGCTCTGCTGCTTGAAGCTTGCATTCCTAGATCCAATCACAGGCAAAATGACAGGAGAATCATTTTCCATAAA GTACCATGATATGCCAGATGTTATTGACTTCCTTGTGCTGCATCAGTTTTATAATGAAGCCAAAGAAAGGAACTGGCAAATAG GGGATAGATTTCGCAGTATAATAGATGACGCTTGGTGGTTTGGAACTGTGGAGAGTCAGCAGCCTTTCCAGGCAGAATATCCTGATAGTTCCTTCCAGTGCTACTGTGTTCA ctgggACAATAATGAAAGAGAGAGGATGAGTCCATGGGACATGGAACCAATTCCAGAAGGAA CTGCTTATCCGGAGGAGGTTGGTGCTGGAGTTCCTGTGACTCCAGATGAGCTGACAGCTCTTCTCTACAAACCCCAGGAAGGAGAATGGGGGGCCCATTCCAGAGATGAAGAATGTGAACGAGTAATCCGGGGGATTGAGCAACTTCTTTCCCTTG ACATTTCTAATCCCTTTGCTGTTCCGGTGGACCTTAGTGCCTATCCCATGTATTGCACTGTTGTTGCTTATCCAACTGACCTCACCACGATCAGGAGGAGACTTGAAAACAGGTTTTATAG gAGAATCTCTGCACTGATGTGGGAGGTACGATACATTGAACATAATGCCAGGACTTTCAACGAGCCAGACAGTCCTATAGTCAAAGCAGCCAAAATTGTAACAGATGTCTTACTTCGCTTCATTGG GGATCAGAGCTGTACTGATATATTAGAAATATATAACAAGGTGAAAGCAGAAGACCTGAGCAGTACTGATGAAGAAGAGGAG GTGGCAGAAGTAGATGTAGATTCAGACGCTCCGGGAACTTCCTCTGGAAAAAGACGG GTAAGACGACGAATAAAAAGACAGCCCATGAAAGCGAGTCCTGATGCTTGGAAAGAGCAATGCAAGCAGTTGTTAAACCTGATTTATGAAAGAGAGGACTCAGAGCCTTTTAGACAGCCAGTTGATCTCTTCTCCTATCCT GATTATCGGGATATTGTAGACACTCCTATGGACTTCAGCACTGTGAAAGAAACCTTGGAAGCAGGAAACTACACTAGTCCCTTGGAATTCTACAAAGATATTCGTTTAATATTCTGCAATTCTAAAGCTTACACTCCTAATAAAAAGTCTCGA ATTTACAGCATGACGCTTCGACTATCTGCCTTATTTGAAAATCATATGAAAAATATCATCTCTGAGTACAAGTCAGCAATGCAATGTCAGAAGAGGAAAAGGCCACGGTACCGAAAACGGCTAAGAAGCAGTAGCAGTTCACCGTCAACTAGCAGAGCATCCAG CCCAAAagggaaacagaagcaaatgAAGATTCAGCCTAAACCCAACCAGAATACCTCACTGCCTTTGACTAGGACTAGTTCTTCGGTTTCATCTCATG TTTCAGATACAGCAGAAGAACCTCTGGGTTCAGCCACTGGTGAAGAGATGGAAGGCCAGCCATCTTCCTCAGGCTCAAATGCACAGAACCGCAGTGGAAATACCATTGATCCAGGGAAAAGCAGACCAATCAGGAGTAAATCTACACCAGTGAAACAAG ATCACTCTCCTGATGGACCGCTTACAAATGGTGATGGCAGAGAACCTCGTTCAGGAGTCAAGAGGAAGTTGTTAAGTGCATCAGAAGAAGATGAGCATctggaggaggcggaggaagaggaaaagaagaagagagaattaaaggaaaaatccAGTTTATCTTCATCAGAAAGTGGGGAATCGGGATCCAGTTCAAGTTCTGAAAGCAGAAGTGGCTCTGATTCAGACTCTGAATCGACATCTAGAACGGATCAGGATTACATTGACGGAGACCATGACTACAGCAAAGTTGTGcaatccaaaaaacccaaaagaaaaatcaaaagaaaaatcaccGGTGGGAAACGGAAttggcagggcagagggacagggaggagaggTAGATGGGGGAGGTGGGGCAGATGGAGTAGAGGGGGAAGAGGTGGTAGAGGCGGAAGAGGCTGTGGCAGAGGAAGAGGTGGCggcaggggaggaagaagaggccgAGGAGGCCGAGGAGCCTCGCGAGGAGCCACCAGAGCGAAACGTGCCCGAATTACCGACGATGAATTTGAAAATCTGTTTGGAGGACAATTTGGTGAAAACGTGTTTGGAGGGCGATTCAGTAGACCGCCTCGAATCAAAACAAGGAACGAGGGCAGGAGAACTGTCTTGTACAATGACGATTCCGATAATGATAATTTTGTGCACACCGAGGATCCTTTGAACCTTGGTACTTCCAGGTCAGGCAGGGTGcggaaaatgacagaaaaagccAGGGTCAGCCATCTCATGGGATGGAATTATTGA